The following are encoded together in the Triticum dicoccoides isolate Atlit2015 ecotype Zavitan chromosome 6B, WEW_v2.0, whole genome shotgun sequence genome:
- the LOC119325621 gene encoding disease resistance protein RGA4-like isoform X1, with protein sequence MPRRGSTSSGDPNTKAKQSDMAEAAAVSAGMQVLKSGSAIIFGNLNTKLKKDKDLRKALARNKEWIRTEMELLSLQVGAGHGLSEEENDRSEAWHVWAHKIRELKYEIEDCIVSYEGRVTCKSDAPWYRRKLHPAMTLSTRTRYAKKMAEFRERVSGLVLQRDAHVQSTAAVNAAPATCQATIYTKPKNIVGICKSKNALLELLDLQAFVEGQQEILEVVHVESEIVEVAEGQPEVVERETEGQKLKVVSVVGFAGLGKTTLVESVFHSYDITRRFPRRAWVAASSHEKTRDLLVDIINQLNLAETIKPNSLQPQDILAEKLNTCLQNGPRYFVVIDDLATEVHEWDAIKSAFPTEGADGRIIVTTRIQSMATRCSSNGGCVHQMQALDMTDSKTLFLKEVFGDTCTSCTPDFETGLKRILKKCEGWPVALLDIAHLVKRSHGTPTGADCRNICAELGSHLDCHQTRDLARTRQVIVDSFRFNISKKDDERLRTCLLYASIYQKFDRTKWKSLLRRLSAEGNSITPTQFEELLAKGENSVARDQIEELFNRCIIHRRDIRQNSRVKSYQIGPVLLEFMICKQACRNFITLIENGQRQPYCGKKDSAVRQLYLSGKTARAVEEDRLSSIRSLTISDHDGEELVDFEKCKMLRVLDVENCKKVEDTDLQKICKLLYLNYLNLRGTNVKTLPSKAAKLHYLQILDMRETSANIELPMEVLILGQLVHLFGRFKLPPELSKVGTGHTLVKLLERESKLKTFAGFVLDGCNGFQHIMSAITTLRKVKFWSRSTQGNKLVQCLVPSLQKRFTEDSALDSLSIDFGNDSIDFLDSLQGPCALESIKLHGKLTRLPDFFLKGGFLVRELQLSKTGLSCEDLSDLQQLDLLLYLKLDEDSLVFVDGTFTFQSDGFKSLKGLCFETPKLPKIEVMEGAMPVLESLQLFSQNIQGLDVSAVKCLHHLKEVTLRSSIDAQTMRFWEDEAKKHKNRPTIVVAQSQNT encoded by the exons AT GCCAAGGCGTGGGTCGACATCGAGTGGTGATCCAAATACAAAGGCGAAACAGAGTGACATGGCAGAGGCGGCGGCTGTCTCCGCAGGTATGCAGGTTTTGAAGAGCGGCAGCGCAATCATCTTTGGCAACCTCAACACCAAGCTCAAAAAAGATAAGGACCTCCGGAAGGCACTGGCGAGAAACAAGGAGTGGATCAGGACCGAGATGGAATTGTTATCGTTACAAGTCGGAGCTGGACacgggctgagcgaggaggagaatGACCGCAGTGAGGCGTGGCACGTATGGGCTCACAAGATCCGCGAGCTCAAGTACGAAATAGAGGACTGCATTGTTTCCTATGAAGGCAGGGTCACTTGCAAGAGCGATGCACCCTGGTATCGTCGCAAGCTTCACCCGGCAATGACTCTGTCCACCCGCACTAGATATGCCAAGAAGATGGCCGAATTCAGGGAGCGTGTCAGCGGATTGGTTCTACAGAGAGACGCGCATGTCCAGAGCACCGCCGCTGTCAACGCTGCACCGGCAACATGCCAAGCGACCATCTACACCAAACCCAAGAATATCGTGGGCATCTGCAAGTCCAAGAATGCCCTCCTTGAGCTGTTAGACCTGCAAGCGTTCGTTGAGGGCCAACAGGAGATCCTAGAGGTGGTCCATGTCGAGTCTGAGATTGTAGAGGTGGCCGAGGGCCAACCAGAGGTGGTCGAGCGCGAAACTGAAGGTCAGAAACTCAAGGTGGTGTCCGTCGTTGGGTTCGCGGGCCTGGGAAAGACCACCCTTGTGGAGTCGGTGTTCCATAGTTATGATATCACCCGGAGGTTTCCTCGTCGGGCGTGGGTGGCGGCGTCGAGTCACGAAAAAACAAGGGATCTTCTCGTGGACATAATTAATCAGTTGAATCTGGCAGAAACAATCAAGCCAAACTCTCTTCAGCCTCAGGACATACTGGCAGAAAAACTCAACACATGTCTGCAGAATGGACCCAG GTACTTCGTCGTAATTGATGACCTGGCAACAGAAGTACACGAATGGGATGCCATAAAATCGGCCTTCCCTACGGAGGGAGCTGATGGAAGAATTATTGTTACCACACGTATTCAATCGATGGCTACAAGGTGCAGTTCAAATGGAGGCTGTGTTCATCAAATGCAAGCTCTTGACATGACTGATTCTAAAACCTTATTTCTCAAGGAAGTTTTCGGCGATACATGTACATCTTGTACACCTGATTTTGAGACAGGTTTAAAACGCATCTTGAAGAAATGTGAGGGTTGGCCAGTTGCTTTGCTTGACATTGCTCATCTAGTAAAGAGATCCCATGGAACACCGACTGGTGCCGACTGTCGGAATATCTGTGCTGAACTAGGTTCTCATCTAGATTGTCATCAGACCAGAGACTTGGCAAGAACAAGGCAAGTGATTGTCGATAGCTTccgtttcaacatcagcaagaaagATGATGAGCGTCTCAGGACCTGCTTGTTGTATGCAAGCATATACCAGAAGTTCGATCGAACCAAATGGAAAAGCCTACTCAGGCGATTGTCAGCAGAAGGTAATAGTATCACTCCCACCCAATTTGAAGAGTTGTTGGCAAAAGGTGAGAACAGTGTCGCTCGCGACCAAATTGAGGAGCTGTTCAACCGATGCATCATTCATCGGCGGGACATTAGGCAAAACTCTAGGGTGAAGTCATATCAGATTGGTCCTGTACTGCTTGAATTCATGATCTGCAAGCAAGCCTGCAGAAACTTCATCACTCTGATAGAAAATGGCCAACGCCAACCTTATTGTGGGAAGAAAGACAGTGCCGTTCGTCAACTCTACCTGAGTGGCAAAACTGCAAGGGCTGTCGAAGAGGACCGTCTGTCCAGTATCAGGTCACTTACAATCTCTGACCATGATGGCGAGGAACTGGTGGATTTTGAAAAGTGTAAGATGCTGCGAGTCTTGGATGTAGAAAACTGTAAGAAGGTTGAGGACACAGACCTCCAGAAGATTTGCAAGTTGTTGTACCTCAATTATCTGAACCTGAGAGGCACCAATGTGAAGACGCTTCCAAGTAAAGCTGCAAAGCTACATTACTTGCAGATACTGGACATGAGAGAGACAAGTGCAAACATAGAATTGCCTATGGAAGTCCTAATCCTGGGACAGCTAGTCCACCTGTTTGGCCGATTTAAGCTACCTCCTGAGCTAAGCAAAGTTGGTACGGGGCATACTCTGGTGAAACTTTTAGAAAGAGAGAGTAAACTGAAGACATTTGCAGGGTTTGTCCTTGACGGTTGCAATGGCTTTCAACACATCATGTCTGCCATAACCACACTGAGGAAGGTTAAATTCTGGTCCCGGAGTACTCAAGGAAATAAATTAGTCCAGTGCTTAGTCCCTTCCCTTCAGAAGCGCTTCACTGAAGATTCTGCCCTAGACTCACTGTCAATTGATTTCGGCAATGACTCCATAGATTTCCTTGACTCCCTACAaggtccttgtgctctcgaatcaATCAAACTGCATGGTAAACTAACAAGATTGCCGGACTTCTTTCTCAAAGGTGGATTTCTAGTTCGAGAGCTGCAACTTTCAAAAACTGGTTTGAGCTGCGAAGATTTGTCAGACCTGCAACAGCTGGATCTGTTGCTCTATCTGAAGCTAGATGAGGATTCTCTCGTCTTTGTTGATGGCACATTTACCTTCCAGTCGGATGGATTCAAAAGCCTCAAGGGGCTGTGCTTTGAGACACCAAAGCTTCCAAAAATTGAGGTCATGGAAGGAGCCATGCCTGTTCTTGAGTCTCTTCAGCTGTTTTCTCAGAATATACAAGGCCTGGATGTGTCAGCAGTCAAATGTCTCCATCATCTCAAGGAGGTGACTCTTCGCTCTTCAATTGATGCGCAAACAATGCGATTTTGGGAAGATGAAGCAAAGAAGCACAAAAATAGGCCAACAATTGTTGTTGCTCAAAGTCAGAATACATAG
- the LOC119325621 gene encoding disease resistance protein RGA4-like isoform X2: protein MAEAAAVSAGMQVLKSGSAIIFGNLNTKLKKDKDLRKALARNKEWIRTEMELLSLQVGAGHGLSEEENDRSEAWHVWAHKIRELKYEIEDCIVSYEGRVTCKSDAPWYRRKLHPAMTLSTRTRYAKKMAEFRERVSGLVLQRDAHVQSTAAVNAAPATCQATIYTKPKNIVGICKSKNALLELLDLQAFVEGQQEILEVVHVESEIVEVAEGQPEVVERETEGQKLKVVSVVGFAGLGKTTLVESVFHSYDITRRFPRRAWVAASSHEKTRDLLVDIINQLNLAETIKPNSLQPQDILAEKLNTCLQNGPRYFVVIDDLATEVHEWDAIKSAFPTEGADGRIIVTTRIQSMATRCSSNGGCVHQMQALDMTDSKTLFLKEVFGDTCTSCTPDFETGLKRILKKCEGWPVALLDIAHLVKRSHGTPTGADCRNICAELGSHLDCHQTRDLARTRQVIVDSFRFNISKKDDERLRTCLLYASIYQKFDRTKWKSLLRRLSAEGNSITPTQFEELLAKGENSVARDQIEELFNRCIIHRRDIRQNSRVKSYQIGPVLLEFMICKQACRNFITLIENGQRQPYCGKKDSAVRQLYLSGKTARAVEEDRLSSIRSLTISDHDGEELVDFEKCKMLRVLDVENCKKVEDTDLQKICKLLYLNYLNLRGTNVKTLPSKAAKLHYLQILDMRETSANIELPMEVLILGQLVHLFGRFKLPPELSKVGTGHTLVKLLERESKLKTFAGFVLDGCNGFQHIMSAITTLRKVKFWSRSTQGNKLVQCLVPSLQKRFTEDSALDSLSIDFGNDSIDFLDSLQGPCALESIKLHGKLTRLPDFFLKGGFLVRELQLSKTGLSCEDLSDLQQLDLLLYLKLDEDSLVFVDGTFTFQSDGFKSLKGLCFETPKLPKIEVMEGAMPVLESLQLFSQNIQGLDVSAVKCLHHLKEVTLRSSIDAQTMRFWEDEAKKHKNRPTIVVAQSQNT from the exons ATGGCAGAGGCGGCGGCTGTCTCCGCAGGTATGCAGGTTTTGAAGAGCGGCAGCGCAATCATCTTTGGCAACCTCAACACCAAGCTCAAAAAAGATAAGGACCTCCGGAAGGCACTGGCGAGAAACAAGGAGTGGATCAGGACCGAGATGGAATTGTTATCGTTACAAGTCGGAGCTGGACacgggctgagcgaggaggagaatGACCGCAGTGAGGCGTGGCACGTATGGGCTCACAAGATCCGCGAGCTCAAGTACGAAATAGAGGACTGCATTGTTTCCTATGAAGGCAGGGTCACTTGCAAGAGCGATGCACCCTGGTATCGTCGCAAGCTTCACCCGGCAATGACTCTGTCCACCCGCACTAGATATGCCAAGAAGATGGCCGAATTCAGGGAGCGTGTCAGCGGATTGGTTCTACAGAGAGACGCGCATGTCCAGAGCACCGCCGCTGTCAACGCTGCACCGGCAACATGCCAAGCGACCATCTACACCAAACCCAAGAATATCGTGGGCATCTGCAAGTCCAAGAATGCCCTCCTTGAGCTGTTAGACCTGCAAGCGTTCGTTGAGGGCCAACAGGAGATCCTAGAGGTGGTCCATGTCGAGTCTGAGATTGTAGAGGTGGCCGAGGGCCAACCAGAGGTGGTCGAGCGCGAAACTGAAGGTCAGAAACTCAAGGTGGTGTCCGTCGTTGGGTTCGCGGGCCTGGGAAAGACCACCCTTGTGGAGTCGGTGTTCCATAGTTATGATATCACCCGGAGGTTTCCTCGTCGGGCGTGGGTGGCGGCGTCGAGTCACGAAAAAACAAGGGATCTTCTCGTGGACATAATTAATCAGTTGAATCTGGCAGAAACAATCAAGCCAAACTCTCTTCAGCCTCAGGACATACTGGCAGAAAAACTCAACACATGTCTGCAGAATGGACCCAG GTACTTCGTCGTAATTGATGACCTGGCAACAGAAGTACACGAATGGGATGCCATAAAATCGGCCTTCCCTACGGAGGGAGCTGATGGAAGAATTATTGTTACCACACGTATTCAATCGATGGCTACAAGGTGCAGTTCAAATGGAGGCTGTGTTCATCAAATGCAAGCTCTTGACATGACTGATTCTAAAACCTTATTTCTCAAGGAAGTTTTCGGCGATACATGTACATCTTGTACACCTGATTTTGAGACAGGTTTAAAACGCATCTTGAAGAAATGTGAGGGTTGGCCAGTTGCTTTGCTTGACATTGCTCATCTAGTAAAGAGATCCCATGGAACACCGACTGGTGCCGACTGTCGGAATATCTGTGCTGAACTAGGTTCTCATCTAGATTGTCATCAGACCAGAGACTTGGCAAGAACAAGGCAAGTGATTGTCGATAGCTTccgtttcaacatcagcaagaaagATGATGAGCGTCTCAGGACCTGCTTGTTGTATGCAAGCATATACCAGAAGTTCGATCGAACCAAATGGAAAAGCCTACTCAGGCGATTGTCAGCAGAAGGTAATAGTATCACTCCCACCCAATTTGAAGAGTTGTTGGCAAAAGGTGAGAACAGTGTCGCTCGCGACCAAATTGAGGAGCTGTTCAACCGATGCATCATTCATCGGCGGGACATTAGGCAAAACTCTAGGGTGAAGTCATATCAGATTGGTCCTGTACTGCTTGAATTCATGATCTGCAAGCAAGCCTGCAGAAACTTCATCACTCTGATAGAAAATGGCCAACGCCAACCTTATTGTGGGAAGAAAGACAGTGCCGTTCGTCAACTCTACCTGAGTGGCAAAACTGCAAGGGCTGTCGAAGAGGACCGTCTGTCCAGTATCAGGTCACTTACAATCTCTGACCATGATGGCGAGGAACTGGTGGATTTTGAAAAGTGTAAGATGCTGCGAGTCTTGGATGTAGAAAACTGTAAGAAGGTTGAGGACACAGACCTCCAGAAGATTTGCAAGTTGTTGTACCTCAATTATCTGAACCTGAGAGGCACCAATGTGAAGACGCTTCCAAGTAAAGCTGCAAAGCTACATTACTTGCAGATACTGGACATGAGAGAGACAAGTGCAAACATAGAATTGCCTATGGAAGTCCTAATCCTGGGACAGCTAGTCCACCTGTTTGGCCGATTTAAGCTACCTCCTGAGCTAAGCAAAGTTGGTACGGGGCATACTCTGGTGAAACTTTTAGAAAGAGAGAGTAAACTGAAGACATTTGCAGGGTTTGTCCTTGACGGTTGCAATGGCTTTCAACACATCATGTCTGCCATAACCACACTGAGGAAGGTTAAATTCTGGTCCCGGAGTACTCAAGGAAATAAATTAGTCCAGTGCTTAGTCCCTTCCCTTCAGAAGCGCTTCACTGAAGATTCTGCCCTAGACTCACTGTCAATTGATTTCGGCAATGACTCCATAGATTTCCTTGACTCCCTACAaggtccttgtgctctcgaatcaATCAAACTGCATGGTAAACTAACAAGATTGCCGGACTTCTTTCTCAAAGGTGGATTTCTAGTTCGAGAGCTGCAACTTTCAAAAACTGGTTTGAGCTGCGAAGATTTGTCAGACCTGCAACAGCTGGATCTGTTGCTCTATCTGAAGCTAGATGAGGATTCTCTCGTCTTTGTTGATGGCACATTTACCTTCCAGTCGGATGGATTCAAAAGCCTCAAGGGGCTGTGCTTTGAGACACCAAAGCTTCCAAAAATTGAGGTCATGGAAGGAGCCATGCCTGTTCTTGAGTCTCTTCAGCTGTTTTCTCAGAATATACAAGGCCTGGATGTGTCAGCAGTCAAATGTCTCCATCATCTCAAGGAGGTGACTCTTCGCTCTTCAATTGATGCGCAAACAATGCGATTTTGGGAAGATGAAGCAAAGAAGCACAAAAATAGGCCAACAATTGTTGTTGCTCAAAGTCAGAATACATAG